A single Budorcas taxicolor isolate Tak-1 chromosome Y, Takin1.1, whole genome shotgun sequence DNA region contains:
- the LOC128071023 gene encoding melanoma antigen preferentially expressed in tumors-like, protein MWPKLPQRMNLQDSFRSRFTMGVGAPPRLLELAGQSLLQNEALAIMALEELPIELFPPLFMAAFAGRHTKALKAMVQAWPFPCLPLGALMKDHQPHLETFQAALDGLDVLLAQEVRPRRWKLQVLDLRRNTHEDFWTLWSGIKASVCSLLEPDPIQPMQKSQRVESQAVLKLVRAPVEVLVDLCLKEDTLDETLSYLLKKAKQRRSLLHLRCQKLRIFTMPMQSIKRILKVVELDSIQDLEVNCIWKLGTLGRFVPHLGRMGNLRRLLLSRIHMLPRTTPDQEEHLVDQLTTQFLNLPHLQELYLDSISFLEGRLHQVLRCLKTPLETLWITNCLLSESDLMYLSQCPSISMLKDLSLSGVNLTSLSLEPLQVLIEWTSATLQDLDLNECGIMDTQFSSLLPSLSCCSQLTTFSFCGNPISMAVLESLLQHTMGLNKLSHMLYPAPLESYEDVNGTLHLGFLAELHTQLKQLLYKSGRASMGWVSASPCPHCGDQIFYDTEPILCPCYMPA, encoded by the exons ATGTGGCCCAAACTCCCGCAACGAATGAACCTTCAg GACTCGTTCCGGAGTAGGTTCACAATGGGCGTCGGGGCCCCACCCAGACTTTTGGAGCTGGCTGGCCAGAGCCTGCTGCAGAATGAGGCCTTGGCCATCATGGCTCTGGAGGAGCTGCCCATTGAACTCTTCCCACCGCTGTTTATGGCGGCCTTTGCTGGGAGGCACACCAAGGCTCTGAAGGCAATGGTGCAGGCCTGGCCCTTCCCCTGCCTCCCGCTGGGGGCCCTGATGAAGGACCACCAGCCTCATCTGGAGACCTTTCAGGCTGCACTCGATGGCCTGGACGTCCTGCTTGCTCAGGAGGTCCGCCCCAG GCGGTGGAAGCTGCAGGTCCTGGACTTGCGCCGGAATACCCATGAGGACTTCTGGACCCTGTGGTCTGGCATCAAGGCTAGTGTTTGCTCACTGCTGGAGCCTGACCCGATCCAGCCCATGCAGAAGAGCCAAAGGGTGGAGTCACAGGCAGTACTAAAGCTGGTGCGGGCCCCTGTGGAGGTGCTGGTCGACCTGTGCCTCAAGGAGGACACCCTGGATGAGACACTCAGCTACCTGCTGAAGAAGGCCAAGCAGAGGAGGAGCCTGCTGCACCTGCGCTGCCAGAAGCTGAGGATCTTCACCATGCCTATGCAGAGCATCAAGAGGATCCTGAAGGTGGTGGAGCTGGACTCCATCCAGGACCTGGAGGTGAACTGCATCTGGAAGCTGGGCACACTGGGCAGGTTTGTGCCGCATCTGGGGCGGATGGGAAATCTGCGCCGGCTGCTGCTGTCGCGCATCCACATGTTGCCGCGCACCACCCCGGACCAGGAGGAGCACTTAGTCGACCAGCTCACCACCCAGTTCCTGAACCTGCCCCACCTGCAGGAGCTCTACCTAGACTCCATCTCCTTCCTCGAGGGGCGCCTGCACCAGGTGCTCAG GTGCCTAAAGACCCCTCTGGAGACCTTGTGGATCACCAACTGCCTGCTTTCAGAGTCAGACCTGATGTACCTGTCGCAGTGCCCGAGCATCAGCATGCTGAAAGACCTGAGCCTTAGTGGGGTCAACCTGACCAGCCTCAGCTTGGAACCTCTGCAGGTCCTGATTGAGTGGACCTCGGCCACCCTACAGGACCTAGACCTAAATGAGTGCGGCATCATGGACACCCAGTTCagttccctcctgccctccctgagTTGCTGCTCCCAGCTCACTACCTTCAGCTTCTGCGGCAACCCTATCTCCATGGCCGTGCTGGAGAGCCTACTTCAACACACCATGGGGCTGAACAAGCTGAGCCACATGCTGTACCCTGCACCCCTGGAGAGCTATGAGGATGTGAATGGCACTCTGCACCTGGGCTTCCTGGCTGAGCTTCACACCCAGCTCAAGCAGCTGCTGTATAAATCTGGGCGGGCCAGCATGGGCTGGGTCAGCGCCAGCCCCTGTCCACACTGCGGTGACCAGATCTTCTATGACACTGAGCCCATCCTGTGCCCCTGCTACATGCCCGCCTAG